A portion of the Chondrinema litorale genome contains these proteins:
- a CDS encoding SusC/RagA family TonB-linked outer membrane protein, with amino-acid sequence MKYFYLQAIFMVLGLSMGFSQDRTISGTIISSADDSPLPGVNVVVKGTAIGTISDIDGNFKLAVPQEYNTLIFTYIGFETLENEIGAQTTFDISLKEDISELEEVMVMGYTSKRKNELTGSTVQVGGDELKDVPVTSVDQALQGKVPGLNISASSGTPGSAQDIRIRGVGTITAGNAPLIVIDGVPMINNDFSGSTATSSLSALSSINSNDIESITVLKDASATSAYGARGSNGVIVITTKKGNSGKTKFSASASYGFQNNAVDGLTPLNGDQRAELLLNAIYNTFGDSEGFTQDGAYDFMVENNVDGGSLQNWNGEDGNWADAVTNKDAVVQNYDVAASGGDGISSFYASIGYNKTEATVIGSDFERFTAKLNYNRNLTEKLVFTTNTTIANTIQNGFLEQSSYFANPHLTKYFMSPWEQPYNEDGSINTNLGTSVYNTVYTQQNTFNKSNLTRLLNNSSLEFEIIENLKFKTLFSADFNLASLHSFEDDVHGGGVDVGGDASQNDRRNFNYVAQNSLDYSYSVNGHNFGVLALMEYQKNKFYSVYSYGENFPAAGLTYVSSASANYDASSDFEDWSNSSYLGMVNYNYQGKYVADFTYRYEGSSKFAEGLRYGGFWSVGAAWNISEETFLSNANFVNSLKLRASYGLSGNSNIDINKYQALLQYDANYNDEGAVYPGQFGNTNLTWEKNKTLDLGIDYSLFKDRISGSLAYYYKETFDLLQDVPLSRTTGHEEITQNVGTMVNKGIEALISFDIIRQNDFNFRVSANVATVENEVTELAKSSSGEDITITSGSRKVEVGQPVYAWYMRKWAGVNPDNGSAQWYVNDESDEVTESYYDAEQVYVGGSAIPKFTGGLNTHLDFKGVYLDVNLYFAGGHKVYEDWSFYTRHSGYYTTLYYNGVEAMMDRWQQPGDITDVPKVVFGTNDDSRTSDRFLYDGDYMRVKDIVIGYKLPASLIAPLKIESLSIYARGTNLFTWVKDDRLEYDPEVRADGFTRLTTPPVKSIIFGLNLNF; translated from the coding sequence ATGAAGTACTTTTACCTTCAAGCCATTTTTATGGTTTTAGGCCTTTCTATGGGCTTTTCACAAGACCGGACTATTTCCGGCACAATCATTTCCTCAGCAGACGATTCTCCTTTACCCGGAGTAAATGTAGTAGTAAAAGGGACAGCAATTGGAACAATCTCAGACATCGATGGGAATTTTAAATTGGCTGTTCCCCAAGAGTATAATACGCTGATATTCACCTATATCGGATTCGAAACTTTAGAGAATGAGATAGGAGCTCAAACCACATTTGATATTTCTTTAAAAGAAGATATATCGGAACTAGAAGAAGTAATGGTAATGGGTTACACTAGTAAGCGTAAAAATGAATTAACTGGCTCAACAGTTCAAGTTGGTGGGGATGAACTAAAAGATGTACCAGTAACTTCTGTTGATCAGGCTTTACAGGGTAAGGTTCCTGGTTTAAATATCTCAGCTTCTTCTGGTACACCAGGTTCTGCTCAAGATATTCGCATAAGGGGAGTAGGAACTATTACAGCAGGTAATGCACCATTAATAGTAATAGATGGTGTTCCAATGATAAATAATGATTTTTCTGGTAGTACTGCAACCAGTTCTTTAAGTGCACTTTCATCCATCAACAGTAATGACATAGAGAGTATTACAGTTTTAAAAGATGCTTCTGCAACTTCAGCTTATGGAGCTAGAGGTTCTAATGGAGTAATTGTAATTACTACCAAAAAAGGTAATTCAGGCAAAACGAAGTTTTCTGCAAGTGCTTCTTATGGTTTCCAAAATAATGCAGTAGACGGTTTAACACCATTAAATGGAGATCAAAGAGCCGAACTTTTATTAAATGCTATTTATAATACCTTTGGTGATAGCGAAGGTTTTACCCAAGATGGCGCCTATGACTTTATGGTTGAGAATAACGTTGATGGAGGAAGTTTGCAAAACTGGAATGGGGAAGATGGTAATTGGGCAGACGCTGTAACCAATAAAGATGCTGTTGTTCAAAATTATGATGTAGCAGCATCTGGAGGTGACGGAATTTCTTCTTTTTATGCATCCATCGGTTATAATAAAACTGAAGCAACTGTTATAGGTTCTGATTTTGAAAGATTCACAGCCAAATTAAATTACAACAGAAACCTAACTGAAAAACTAGTATTTACTACAAATACCACAATTGCTAACACAATACAAAATGGCTTTTTAGAGCAATCGTCTTACTTTGCTAATCCACACCTTACTAAATACTTTATGAGCCCTTGGGAGCAACCGTATAACGAAGATGGTAGCATCAATACAAACTTGGGCACATCAGTATATAATACGGTTTATACGCAGCAAAATACTTTTAATAAAAGTAATCTTACAAGGTTACTCAACAACTCATCATTAGAGTTTGAAATTATTGAAAACTTAAAGTTTAAAACACTATTTAGTGCAGATTTTAACTTGGCTTCTTTGCACTCTTTTGAAGACGATGTGCACGGAGGTGGTGTAGATGTAGGTGGTGATGCTTCTCAAAATGATAGAAGAAACTTTAATTATGTTGCTCAAAATTCTTTGGATTACTCCTATAGTGTAAATGGTCATAACTTTGGTGTGCTTGCGCTCATGGAATACCAAAAAAATAAATTCTATTCTGTATACTCTTATGGTGAGAATTTTCCTGCTGCTGGTTTAACTTATGTATCTAGCGCGAGTGCTAACTACGATGCAAGTTCTGACTTCGAAGATTGGTCAAACTCTTCATATTTGGGTATGGTAAACTATAACTATCAAGGAAAATATGTAGCAGATTTTACTTATAGATATGAGGGTTCTTCTAAGTTTGCAGAGGGATTGAGATATGGTGGATTCTGGTCAGTAGGAGCAGCTTGGAACATTTCTGAAGAAACATTTCTGTCTAATGCCAACTTTGTAAACTCTTTAAAACTACGAGCTTCTTACGGCCTTTCAGGAAACTCTAATATCGACATTAATAAATATCAAGCATTGCTACAATACGATGCAAATTACAATGATGAAGGCGCTGTTTATCCTGGACAGTTTGGTAACACAAACCTTACTTGGGAGAAAAACAAAACATTGGATTTAGGTATCGATTATTCTTTGTTTAAAGATCGCATAAGCGGTTCACTTGCATACTATTATAAAGAGACATTCGACTTGTTGCAAGATGTACCTTTGTCTAGAACCACCGGCCACGAAGAGATTACTCAAAACGTAGGAACGATGGTAAATAAAGGTATTGAGGCTTTAATTAGCTTTGATATTATCCGTCAGAATGATTTCAACTTCAGAGTTTCTGCCAATGTTGCTACAGTAGAAAACGAAGTAACAGAACTGGCTAAAAGTTCTAGTGGAGAAGATATTACCATTACTTCAGGTTCTAGAAAGGTAGAAGTGGGACAACCAGTTTATGCATGGTATATGAGAAAATGGGCAGGTGTAAACCCAGATAATGGAAGTGCTCAGTGGTATGTAAATGATGAAAGTGATGAAGTTACAGAAAGTTATTATGATGCAGAACAAGTGTATGTTGGTGGAAGTGCCATCCCTAAATTTACTGGTGGATTAAACACACATTTAGATTTTAAAGGTGTTTATTTAGATGTTAACCTATATTTTGCTGGTGGTCATAAAGTGTATGAAGATTGGTCTTTCTACACACGCCATTCTGGTTATTACACTACATTATATTACAATGGTGTGGAAGCTATGATGGACAGATGGCAACAACCAGGAGATATTACTGATGTGCCTAAAGTAGTATTTGGGACTAATGATGATTCTAGAACATCAGACAGATTCTTGTACGATGGAGATTATATGAGAGTAAAAGATATCGTAATAGGTTACAAATTACCTGCATCTTTGATAGCTCCACTTAAAATTGAATCTCTTTCAATTTATGCAAGAGGTACCAATCTGTTTACTTGGGTAAAAGACGATAGGCTAGAATACGACCCAGAAGTACGTGCAGATGGCTTTACCAGACTTACAACCCCACCTGTAAAATCAATCATCTTTGGTTTAAATCTAAATTTCTAA
- a CDS encoding RagB/SusD family nutrient uptake outer membrane protein, with product MWVNIPSSDYSDNISIIRYEEVVLLYAESLVELGDASALSVLNQIPTNRNAELYTEATKANVLLERRKELCFEGFRFNDLARTGNDIPLVDAIRQTHGGPEYGSYNYAFAIPVSELDANSNMVQNKNY from the coding sequence ATATGGGTAAATATACCTTCATCAGATTACTCAGATAATATTTCTATAATCAGGTATGAAGAAGTAGTATTACTTTATGCAGAAAGCTTAGTTGAATTAGGCGATGCTTCTGCGCTAAGTGTTTTAAATCAAATTCCTACTAACAGAAATGCAGAGCTTTACACTGAAGCTACTAAAGCAAATGTGTTGTTGGAGAGAAGAAAAGAACTATGTTTTGAAGGTTTCAGATTTAATGATTTAGCAAGAACAGGAAATGATATTCCATTGGTAGATGCCATAAGACAAACTCATGGTGGCCCAGAATATGGTAGCTATAACTATGCTTTTGCTATACCAGTATCAGAATTAGATGCAAACTCTAATATGGTGCAGAACAAGAATTATTAA
- a CDS encoding RagB/SusD family nutrient uptake outer membrane protein, with protein MKSRRRRRFGKWNVQQVTSSSYYGRDYIIFNEVRSDNCYSNGNSGRFVTAAAMTVGESDSYALNTWSKMYEVIASANIVIALDAASLEGDVDEINHLIGVAYIGRALAHFDLLKLYGQQNVYVGGSLGTTGIPYVTTYKGENLSPARNTVTEVYTNIISDLDMAVSLMNES; from the coding sequence ATCAAATCAAGAAGACGTAGAAGGTTTGGTAAATGGAATGTACAACAGGTTACAAGTAGTTCTTACTATGGTCGTGACTATATCATTTTTAATGAAGTAAGATCTGACAACTGCTACTCAAATGGTAACTCAGGTAGATTTGTAACTGCTGCTGCTATGACGGTGGGTGAGTCTGATTCATACGCTTTAAATACTTGGAGCAAAATGTACGAAGTTATCGCTTCTGCTAACATCGTAATCGCACTAGATGCAGCTTCTCTTGAAGGAGATGTTGATGAAATCAATCACTTAATTGGTGTCGCATACATTGGTAGAGCATTAGCTCACTTTGACTTATTAAAATTATATGGTCAGCAAAATGTATACGTTGGAGGTTCTTTAGGTACAACTGGTATCCCTTATGTAACTACTTACAAAGGTGAAAATCTTTCACCTGCGAGAAACACAGTTACTGAGGTTTATACAAACATCATTTCAGACCTCGATATGGCTGTTTCTTTAATGAATGAATCTTGA